The proteins below are encoded in one region of Bacteroidales bacterium:
- a CDS encoding DUF302 domain-containing protein: FAYQALQSESKLGVMLPCNVIVQEISEGVVEVSAINPLVSMEATNNQELLKMATEVHDRMTKMLNSLKG, encoded by the coding sequence TTTGCCTACCAGGCGTTACAAAGTGAGAGTAAACTGGGAGTCATGCTTCCCTGTAACGTGATTGTTCAGGAGATTTCAGAGGGAGTTGTAGAAGTCTCTGCCATAAACCCATTGGTTTCAATGGAAGCAACCAATAATCAGGAATTGTTGAAAATGGCCACTGAAGTGCACGACAGGATGACAAAGATGCTGAACAGCCTGAAGGGATAA